CATTTTTAGGATCGGTATCTAAAGCTAATTCTGCCGCATTAATTGCTTTAATAGCGCCCATACTGTTGCGCTCTATACATGGGATTTGTACTAAACCAGCAATAGGGTCACAAGTTAAACCTAGGTGGTGTTCCATAGCAATTTCTGCAGCAATCATCACTTGTTCTGTAGAGCCGCCCAATAAATCACATAAAGCTGCTGCTGCCATAGCAGAAGAGACTCCTATTTCGGCTTGACAGCCTCCCATTGCAGCACTAATTGTTGCGCCTTTTTTAAAGATGCTTCCTATCTCGCTAGCAACTAATAAAAATTGTTTGATTTCTTTAAAACCGGCGTCATGGTTTTCTATAACCAGATAGTACATTAAGACAGATGGTATAACACCAGCACTTCCGTTAGTTGGTGCAGTAACGACACGACCAAGAGCAGCATTAACTTCGTTTACCGCTAAAGCAAAGCAGCTCACCCATTTTAAGATTTGTCTAAATTTGACTTCACTATGTCTAATACTTTCTAACCATTCTTGTGGTGTAGTGTAAGGGACTTCTATATTCAAACGTTTGTGTGTATCAAACGCACGTCTTCTAACGTTTAGTCCTCCAGGTAAATTACCTTCTGTATGACATCCTGTAAACATACAGTCTAACATGGTGTCCCAAATACGGTGTAACTCAAAATCTATTTCTTCGTCCGTTCTAAGAGAGCGTTCGTTTTCTAAAACAATTTCTGATATGGTTTTGTTTTCACTTTGACAAAAGGCTAACAGCTCGGTAGCTTTATCAATAGGAAAAGGGAATTCTTTTTTAAGTTCTTTATTTTCGGCATCCACCGTACGTTCTTCTTTAACAACAAAACCACCACCAATGGAGTAGAAGGTAGAGGTGTGAATTTCATTTTCAGCGAAAGCGGTAAATTTAATACCGTTAGAGTGAAATGGTAAAAAAGCGCGGTTAAAGACGATGTCTTGCTTTTTATCAAAAGAGATAATACGTTCGTTATTTAGTACGAGTTTCTCCGTATTGCTAATAGACGCTATTATAATATCAATAGTATCTGTGGGTATTCTTTCTGGATCAGCACCACTTAGACCCAGCATAACCGCTAAATCTGTAGCATGACCTTTTCCTGTTAGAGACAATGAACCGTATAAATCTATACGGACGCGTTGTACACTATCAAAAAGGTTTGCTGCTTTAAGCTCCATAAGCCAACGCTCTGCAGCACGCCAAGGACCTAAGGTATGAGAACTAGATGGGCCAACACCAATCTTTAGCATGTCAAAAACAGAAATACACTCCATATTACGAAATCGTTTAAGTATTAAGCGACAAATATAGTTTTTTGCAACAGATATAAAAGTTAAAAGGGTGTTGATATTTAATTAGATTCTGCCATCATGTCAGTCCGATTGTCTTGGCATAATCATTGACTTACTGATACCGTAACAATTACAATACAAAATTTAAATTATATAAAATTATGAGTAAGATTATTGGAATCGATTTAGGAACAACAAACTCTTGCGTTTCTGTAATGGAAGGTAATGAAGCAGTTGTCATCCCAAACGCAGAAGGTAAACGTACAACACCTTCAGTTATCGCTTTTGTTGAAGGAGGCGAAATTAAAGTTGGTGATCCAGCAAAAAGACAGGCAGTAACTAACCCTACAAAAACTGTTTATTCAATTAAACGTTTTATGGGTAACAAGTATTCTGAGTCTAAAAAAGAAGCAGAACGTGTACCTTACAAAGTAGTTAAAGGTGATAATGATACACCACGTGTAGACATTGATGGTCGTTTATATACGCCTCAAGAATTATCAGCTATGATCCTTCAAAAAATGAAGAAAACTGCTGAAGACTATTTAGGTCAAGATGTAACTGAAGCAGTTATTACTGTACCAGCTTATTTTAATGACTCACAACGTCAAGCAACTAAAGAAGCAGGAGAAATTGCAGGTTTAAAAGTACGTCGTATCATAAACGAGCCAACAGCAGCAGCTTTAGCTTACGGAATGGACAAGAAAGGTACGGACCAAAAAATAGTTGTATTTGATTTTGGTGGAGGAACACATGATGTATCTATCCTTGAATTAGGAGATGGTGTATTTGAAGTGTTATCTACAGATGGAGATACACACTTAGGTGGTGATGATGTTGATCAAAAAATTATTGATTGGTTAGCTGACGAATTTAACGGAGAAGAGGGTATTGATCTAAGAAAAGATCCAATGTCTTTACAACGTGTTAAAGAAGCAGCAGAAAAAGCGAAGATTGAATTATCTTCTTCTGAACAAACAGAAATTAATTTACCATATATTACAGCTACTGCAAGTGGACCAAAACA
This portion of the Olleya sp. Bg11-27 genome encodes:
- a CDS encoding L-serine ammonia-lyase; the encoded protein is MECISVFDMLKIGVGPSSSHTLGPWRAAERWLMELKAANLFDSVQRVRIDLYGSLSLTGKGHATDLAVMLGLSGADPERIPTDTIDIIIASISNTEKLVLNNERIISFDKKQDIVFNRAFLPFHSNGIKFTAFAENEIHTSTFYSIGGGFVVKEERTVDAENKELKKEFPFPIDKATELLAFCQSENKTISEIVLENERSLRTDEEIDFELHRIWDTMLDCMFTGCHTEGNLPGGLNVRRRAFDTHKRLNIEVPYTTPQEWLESIRHSEVKFRQILKWVSCFALAVNEVNAALGRVVTAPTNGSAGVIPSVLMYYLVIENHDAGFKEIKQFLLVASEIGSIFKKGATISAAMGGCQAEIGVSSAMAAAALCDLLGGSTEQVMIAAEIAMEHHLGLTCDPIAGLVQIPCIERNSMGAIKAINAAELALDTDPKNVKVPLDKVVDTMWETAKDMNTKYKETSEGGLAVRVSLSDC